Proteins encoded together in one Antennarius striatus isolate MH-2024 chromosome 13, ASM4005453v1, whole genome shotgun sequence window:
- the supt20 gene encoding transcription factor SPT20 homolog isoform X4, with protein sequence MQHVLEYALDRAEYIVESARQRPAKRRVSSGGRKSLYQKLYELYMEECEKEPESKNLRRNVNLLEKLLSQESISCLVVNLYPGNEGYSLMLRGKNGSDSETIRLPYEEGELLEYLDAEELPPILVDLLEKSQVNIFHCGCVIVEVRDYRQSCNTKMPTYQSRHILLRPTMQTLICDVHAMTSDHHKWTQDDKLQLESQLILATAEPLCLDPSISVTCTANRLLYNKQKMNTRSMKRCFKRHSRAALNRQQELSHLPMPPQLRLYDYLQRRKERKPAPVIDLKISKIGNCVDMWKQNNCQLTVPKEIDVERYAVVERSLQLEDSQPTTVIWPAEEVVDDYTFECEVGGQAQKTKVSIFQSLGDPLVYGKIYCAKEQKAEEDSTDLKLIHPPFLIGSKIDADRFLTQYKGVYERDVKCQVKMSHNSGSVGPGPPSPGKEEGEGISPLVQTSVLGKGVKHRPPPIKLPSGSSSSSSGNPYSSQTTSGLLKCPTPPPAKSQSLNRKHSMELGQLGLLSPASLSPMGSTQRSGTPKPSTPTPTNTPCSTPHPADVLSAPLSVTPTPSDPPLTQNQSQPALLTSFAQQQLALSQPLPVMTIPLPTMGTSITTGTTSSQVMANPAGLNIINVVSSVCSPQTLMSGSNPMLGPGLNLSGIIPSGGLMPTMQSAAQTGSHFGLNNSAGLRPLNLLQIPTGPLIFNSLQQQQLSQFSPQQSQSATSSPQQQGETGDQGSDQSLGNQQTAVINLGVGGFMSPQAAVAILAAPNAAAANGYGSSSSSGGAATTTYRQPTKK encoded by the exons ATG CAACACGTTTTGGAATATGCATTGGATCGAGCCGAG TACATTGTTGAAAGTGCTCGCCAACGACCAGCCAAAAGGAGAGTTTCATCCGGTGGGAGGAAGAGTTTGTATCAGAAGCTCTATGAGCTTTATATGGAGGAATGTGAGAAAGAGCCGGAGTCAAAG AATTTGAGGAGAAATGTGAATCTGCTGGAGAAGCTGTTGTCTCAGGAGTCCATATCATGTCTTGTGGTCAATTTGTACCCTGGGAATGAAGGGTACTCTTTAATGCTCAGGGGCAAGAATGGATCTG ATTCTGAAACCATCCGACTGCCATATGAAGAAGGGGAGCTGCTGGAGTACCTGGATGCCGAAGAGTTGCCTCCTATTCTAGTGGATCTGTTGGAGAAATCGCAG GTGAACATCTTCCACTGTGGCTGTGTAATAGTCGAGGTGAGAGACTACAGGCAGTCTTGTAATACCAAGATGCCCACCTATCAGAGTCGACACATCCTGTTGCGACCGACCATGCAG ACTCTGATCTGTGATGTACATGCCATGACCAGTGACCACCATAAGTGGACACAG GATGACAAATTGCAGCTGGAGAGTCAGTTGATTTTGGCCACAGCTGAACCACTGTGCCTGGACCCTTCCATTTCTGTCACCTGCACAGCCAACCGTCTGCTatacaacaaacagaaaatgaacacTCGCTCCATGAAACG ATGTTTCAAGAGACACTCTCGAGCAGCCCTGAATAGGCAGCAGGAGCTGTCCCACCTGCCCATGCCGCCACAACTACGACTTTACGACTacctgcagaggaggaaggagaggaaaccTGCTCCCGTCATAGACCTGAAGATCTCAAAGATTGGAAAT TGTGTTGACATGTGGAAGCAAAACAACTGCCAACTAACTGTACCAAAGGAAATTGAT GTGGAAAGGTATGCTGTGGTTGAGCGATCGCTGCAGTTGGAGGACTCTCAGCCCACTACTGTAATCTGGCCTGCTGAG GAAGTTGTAGATGACTACACGTTTGAGTGTGAGGTGGGGGGCCAAGCCCAGAAGACCAAGGTGTCCATCTTCCAGTCACTTGGAGACCCGCTGGTTTATGGAAAGATCTACTGTGCCAAAGAACAAAAAGCCGAGGAGGACAGCACAGACCTGAAGCTCATTCACCCCCC CTTCCTCATAGGCTCAAAGATCGATGCAGATCG ATTTCTCACTCAGTACAAAGGAGTGTATGAGAGAGATGTGAAGTGTCAGGTCAAGATGTCCCATAACTCAGGCAGCGTGGGACCGGGTCCCCCCTCGCCAGGCAAAGAAGAG GGTGAGGGTATTTCTCCACTGGTCCAGACGTCTGTTTTGGGAAAAGGGGTGAAGCACCGACCCCCTCCCATCAAACTGCCTTCAGGATCAAGCAGCAGCTCCTCAG GTAACCCGTATAGTTCACAAACCACCAGTGGTCTACTCAAGTGCCCTACGCCCCCTCCGGCCAAAAGCCAGTCTCTAAACAGGAAGCACTCCATGGAGCTGGGCCAGTTGGGCCTGCTGTCGcctgcctctctctcccccatGGGCTCCACACAGA GATCGGGGACTCCTAAGCCATCCACTCCCACACCCACCAACACACCGTGCTCGACCCCACACCCCGCTGACGTCCTGTCAGCTCCTCTCTCGGTGACCCCGACCCCATCGGATCCTCCGTTGACTCAGAACCAGTCGCAGCCCGCCCTCCTCACGTCCTTCGCCCAGCAGCAGCTGGCGCTGAGCCAGCCCCTGCCCGTTATGACCATTCCCCTGCCCACCATGGGTACGTCGATCACCACAGGCACCACCTCATCGCAGGTCATGGCCAACCCCGCAGGGCTCAATATCATCAACGTGGTCAGCTCTGTCTG CAGCCCTCAGACCCTGATGAGTGGCTCCAATCCAATGCTGGGTCCAGGCCTTAACCTGAGTGGAATCATTCCATCTGGAGGACTGATGCCCACCATGCAGTCAGCAGCACAAACTG GGAGTCATTTTGGCCTGAACAACAGTGCTGGGCTGAGACCCCTGAACCTACTGCAG ATCCCCACCGGTCCTCTCATCTTTAactctctgcagcagcagcagctgtctCAGTTCTCACCGCAGCAGAGTCAGTCAGCCACTTCCAGCCCTCAACAGCAGGGGGAGACG GGAGACCAGGGCTCGGATCAAAGTTTAGGAAACCAGCAAACCGCCGTCATCAACCTAGGAGTCGGGGGCTTCATGTCTCCACAAGCAGCAG